One Vibrio gazogenes genomic region harbors:
- a CDS encoding LysE family translocator, with the protein MDYFIYLGICIVATASPGPAIFLSIKNGAKYGFSKALIGVVGNVVAMLTLASVSAVGLGAVILASPLLYTAIKVIGGLYLIYLGVKAWCSKPLSHTEHTEKLVITAPSRLKIFSESYLVGISNPKAIAFYTALFPQFINLDQPVFSQFALLAGTFAVCSFLFLATYVVLASKLRKYLERKKTLVWFNRITGGVFVGFGAALVSSNHA; encoded by the coding sequence ATGGACTATTTTATATATTTAGGTATATGTATTGTAGCGACAGCTAGCCCCGGACCTGCGATATTTTTGTCTATTAAAAATGGCGCAAAATATGGATTTTCAAAAGCACTTATAGGTGTTGTCGGCAATGTTGTAGCAATGCTCACTTTGGCCTCAGTGTCGGCGGTAGGTTTAGGCGCCGTAATTCTAGCGTCTCCGTTGTTGTACACTGCTATAAAAGTTATAGGTGGCTTGTATCTGATTTATTTAGGTGTAAAGGCATGGTGCTCTAAACCTCTATCTCATACGGAACATACTGAAAAATTAGTCATTACAGCCCCCAGTCGTTTAAAAATATTTAGCGAGTCCTATCTTGTAGGTATCAGTAATCCCAAAGCTATCGCCTTTTATACGGCTTTATTTCCTCAATTTATCAATCTAGATCAACCCGTTTTCTCACAATTTGCTTTATTGGCCGGTACATTCGCCGTATGTTCATTCTTGTTTCTAGCCACATATGTTGTATTGGCCTCTAAATTGAGAAAGTACCTGGAGAGAAAGAAAACTTTAGTATGGTTTAACCGTATTACTGGCGGGGTCTTTGTTGGGTTTGGTGCAGCTCTCGTTTCCAGTAACCATGCTTAA
- a CDS encoding DUF1456 family protein translates to MTNNDILRRVRYTFDLKDNVMTEIFSLADFTVTDEQVIRWLKKEDDESFVELSDTELAIFLNGFINFKRGKREGEQPKPEEKLTHNIVFQKLRIALNLKAEDILEIMQLVDFRLSKHELSAFFRKPDNKHYRECKDQILRNFLLGLQHQLRPSGDESES, encoded by the coding sequence TTGACCAATAATGATATTTTACGCCGTGTACGTTATACCTTTGATTTAAAAGACAATGTAATGACTGAAATCTTCTCTTTAGCAGACTTTACTGTGACAGATGAACAAGTCATTCGTTGGCTAAAAAAAGAAGACGATGAGTCTTTTGTTGAACTTAGTGACACCGAGTTGGCTATATTTCTGAACGGTTTTATCAATTTTAAGCGTGGTAAACGTGAAGGTGAACAGCCTAAGCCAGAAGAGAAGTTAACTCATAATATCGTATTCCAGAAGTTACGCATTGCTTTGAACTTGAAAGCGGAAGATATCTTAGAGATTATGCAACTTGTAGATTTTCGTTTAAGTAAGCATGAACTCAGTGCATTTTTCCGTAAGCCGGATAATAAGCACTATAGAGAGTGCAAAGACCAAATTCTTCGCAACTTCTTGTTAGGTCTTCAGCATCAGTTGCGCCCAAGTGGTGATGAATCCGAATCATAA
- a CDS encoding 5'-methylthioadenosine/adenosylhomocysteine nucleosidase, with the protein MFRIFALLLTLFSFNCFASVARIAIVGAMDVEIEGILPKLTNVKHKTIGNHIFYIGELNKKPVIVTKSGVGKVNAALTTTLLASKFNVTSIIFTGIAGACSPDLEPMDVVISTALVQHDVDLTAFGNPIGLLDGYENREFLPSESLVNQALKAAHSVLGEDKVTTGTIVSGDQFIADKKKVAFLYQEFQAKAVEMEGAALAQVADQFNIPYVVIRTISDKADGSASLTYDEMKNTTAHNSISILLEMFK; encoded by the coding sequence ATGTTTCGTATTTTTGCCCTATTGCTAACACTCTTTTCTTTTAACTGCTTTGCATCTGTAGCGCGTATTGCCATTGTTGGTGCAATGGATGTAGAAATTGAAGGTATTCTGCCCAAACTAACAAATGTTAAGCACAAAACCATTGGAAACCATATTTTTTATATTGGTGAACTAAATAAGAAGCCAGTCATCGTTACAAAATCTGGTGTCGGAAAAGTAAATGCAGCGCTCACTACAACATTGCTTGCGTCCAAATTTAATGTCACTTCAATTATATTTACTGGGATTGCAGGTGCTTGCTCTCCAGATTTAGAACCTATGGATGTAGTCATTTCAACGGCATTAGTGCAACATGATGTAGACTTAACAGCTTTCGGTAACCCTATAGGCTTGCTTGATGGTTATGAAAATCGAGAATTCTTACCTTCTGAGTCACTGGTTAATCAAGCATTGAAGGCTGCTCATTCTGTTTTAGGTGAAGATAAAGTAACAACAGGAACGATTGTTTCTGGTGACCAATTTATAGCAGATAAGAAAAAAGTAGCATTTTTGTATCAAGAATTCCAAGCTAAAGCGGTTGAAATGGAAGGCGCAGCTCTGGCACAAGTGGCTGATCAGTTTAATATCCCTTACGTTGTGATTCGTACTATTTCAGACAAAGCTGATGGCTCTGCATCACTTACTTATGATGAGATGAAAAATACAACCGCTCATAACTCGATATCAATTCTACTGGAAATGTTCAAATAA
- a CDS encoding GNAT family N-acetyltransferase: MEFELDLSPSDESINEIRDGLVEHNSQYLNGIERNKIAYYITERGKKVAGVTAEIFGSWLLVNFLWVDKELRGSGMGSELMAKLEAYAKSKGCMFSLVDTFSFQAKPFYEKLGYECQMSLEQYPVSHARHYLTKQMA; encoded by the coding sequence ATGGAATTTGAATTAGATTTGTCTCCTTCAGACGAGAGCATTAATGAAATTAGAGATGGTTTGGTTGAACATAACTCACAGTATCTGAATGGAATAGAGCGTAATAAAATCGCGTACTACATCACTGAACGTGGGAAGAAAGTCGCAGGCGTAACTGCCGAAATATTTGGGAGTTGGCTACTAGTTAATTTTCTTTGGGTAGATAAAGAATTACGCGGTTCTGGAATGGGTAGTGAGTTGATGGCTAAGCTCGAAGCCTATGCAAAATCAAAGGGATGCATGTTCTCATTGGTGGACACCTTTAGCTTTCAAGCCAAACCATTTTATGAAAAGCTCGGCTATGAATGTCAGATGTCTTTAGAGCAGTATCCAGTATCACATGCACGACATTATTTAACGAAGCAAATGGCATAA